From the genome of Streptomyces sp. NBC_01304:
GGAGTGCATCGACTACGCCGAGAAGAACCCGCGTGAGTGGCCGATCCTCTTCCTCGACGAGATCAACCGCACCACCTCCGACGTCACCTCCGGCGCGCTGACCCTGGTCACGCTGCGCCGCATGGGATACGTCGAGCTGCCCAAGAACGTCCGTATCGTCGTGGCCGGTAACGACAAGGGCAACGTCACCTCGCTCGACGAGGCGAGCCTGTCCCGCTTCGCGATCTTCCACGTCGAGCCCGACGCCGCCACCCTCATGTCCGTCCTCGGCGACAACATGAACCCCTGGGTGAAGACGGTGCTCACGCAGTACCCCGGACTGATCTTCCAGAAGTCGACGCCTGAGGCCATCGTGGCCGACGGCCAGGACGACGATGACAACGGCAACGTCACGATGGCCGATCTGTTCGACGGCGGCGAGGAAATGAACCAGCTCACCACGCCGCGCACCATCGACAACCTGTCGAAGTGGCTCAACGCGGCCGACCCGCAGCAGCTGGCGCAGTACCTGGCCACCCCGATCCAGATCGGTGACCGCGAGACCTCGCTGCTGAACGAGGCCATCGAGGCCTACGTCGGCGACACCATGTTCACCACGCAGCTCGTGGCCACCATCGCCCAGGACCTGGCGAGCAACGCCGGCGGCGTACCGCAGAACCGCGTGAACGTCCCGAAGCCGAACTGCTACCAGAGCCTGAAGGCCGCAGCGACCGTGACCGACATGGCCGCGGTCGTCGCGACGCTGACCGACAACGAGAAGTCCGGGTCGCTGCTGTACGCGCTCAAGGAGAGCCAGGACAACGCGCGCCTCATCGAGCAGCTGGCCCATGCCGTGACCCAGATCGAGCCGGGGCACACCCGCACGCTCATCGAAATGGTGACCAGCCAGCAGATCGACCGTCAGAACCTGGAGGCCTTCATGGGGAACGACACTCCGATCGTCAACCATGTCAAGCCGGTCCTCTCGGCCTTCCTCTGATCGCTCGCTCACCGGTGGTGGGGGACTGCCGCAGTGCAGTCCTTGCTGCAACTCCCCGCCACCGGCGGCGCTTTGCCGACGCCTTGTCCTCAGAAGGAGACCACGATCCATGACGATCACCGTCACGAACCAGAAGCCGGCCGTACTCGACGCACTGCACACCATCTCGTGCACCGGTGATTACGACCCGATGCCGGCGATCCAGCAGACCCTCATCGACCCGTTGCTGGAGCCGTTGAACCGCAACACCCCGGCGGGCATCACCGACGCCCAGGGCGCTGATCTGACGGGGGACATCCCGGATCTGGTCCTGAGCTGCCTTGGCGACACGCTGAACGCGGCCAGCGAGCAGACCGTCAAGGAGCTGCTCGGGCAGACCCTGGTCAACTTCGACCAGGGCACACCGCTGCCGGTCGCCGAGCTCTTCGCCGTCCAGGCCGGACAGCAGAACAAGATGCCCGCGCCCTCCCCGCGGGTGCTCTACACCGCGCAGGCTGATGTCCTCCCGGCCGCAAAGGCTCTGCTGGCCGGGACCGGTGACGAGAGCGCCTTCTTCGCCTCGATCGCCTACACCTTCCACCCCGACACTCTCGGGTTCTGGTTCCAGTCCTCCGCCGCCTTCGACGACTTCAAGATCTGGCTGTCCCAGCAGACGCAGGCGATAGCCAGTGCCTTGCCGGCGGCCACCACCAAGCTGCTCAATGACTTCACGGCCCTGTCCCTCAAGGGCCTCACCGAGTCGCTGCTGGTCCGCAAGGACGACGCTGACGCCAACGATGAGCACTCCTTCGCCCGCGTGCTCGTGCACATGCTCATGAACTACGTCGAGCAGCGGCGGGCCCAGGCTGGCCAGCAAAACACCGCACTGGACACCGGCGTTCTGCCGTTCACGGCCGGGGAGCTGTTCTGCCCGCGCGCCCTCGTCCTGGTCAACGTCGAGGCCCACGCCCGAGCCACCGCGGCGAAGATCACGGGGGAGTGGAACCTCATCAACCAGTCGCTGGCTTCGCCGGTGAAGGTCGTCTCGAACACGTCGCTGTCCAAGCTCACGTCGCTGCCACGGGCCGCCGCCCGGGCCGCCGCCCTGGGAGCCAGGCAGCAACCGGGCCAGCCTGGCAGCCGCAGCGCCCAGGTGGCGTTCCGCAAGCAGCCGCCGAGCAAGCTCGACCTGTTCAGGGACATCACCCGTGTGCTGCGCCGGATGGGCAAGGTCAACAAGTCGCAGAATATCTTCCGCACGACGATGGCGACCTTCCTCAAGGCCAACCGCCGCAACCCGGACGACTTCAACAAGCCCGGCCGGATCACCTCGGTGCAGTACATGCCCGACCTGCACATCTACATCGACACCTCCGGTTCGATCTCCGAGGAGAACTACCAGGAGGCGGTCATGATGCTCATCCGGATCGCCAAGAAGCTCAACATCAACCTGTACTTCAACTCGTTCAGCCACCTCCTGTCCCAGGAGGTGATGCTGCGTACGGAGAACAAGTCGACGGCTCAGATCTGGAAGGAGTTCCGCAGGATCCCGAAAGTCGCGGGCGGAACCGAGTACATGCAGATCTGGCAGTACATCAACGCCAGCCCGGTGCGCCAGCGCAGGCTCTCCCTCATGATCACCGACTTCGAGTGGTCGCCGCCGTCCAAGCGTCAGGACCACCCGAAGAACCTGTACTACGCGCCGTGCTCCGCCATGGACTGGCCGACCATGGTGGACCTGGCCAAGCGCTACGCCGACTCGATGAAGCACATCGACCCGAGTATCCGGCAGAGGCTTCTCGGCATGGTCGTCTGATCCCGCTGCCGCCAAGAACCGCCAAGAGCGGTGTCAGCCAGGGGTGTTGGTTGCGCGGCGCCGCTCCTTACGACCCCTGGTTTTCCCTCTCACCCATTCATATCCCTGCTCGGGGACACCGTGGCGCATCCACCGAGCGCGCCACCACGCCGAGCGACCCGCACCGAAGGAGGACCCGGTGGGTCTCAGCAACTTCACACCCGGCGGCTCCGACGACGACAAGGGCAACGGCGGTGGCGGCAGCTTCCCTCCGCAGGTGCCGTCCGTGGGACTGCCGTCCAGCGGTGGCAGCGCCGACGACGTCAAGGAGCTCCTCGTCGACTACAACGAGAAGTTCAAGAACGCCGATCCGACCATGTTCCGTGACACGCTCATCGGGCAGGTCCTCTCGGTGGTCATCAGCA
Proteins encoded in this window:
- a CDS encoding MoxR family ATPase → MKFNDTLTTLIKQSLEVGATPALMGEPGIGKSSFVEDLAYSMGTQAFTLPCNQLADKADLTGARLVPYTKDDGTQSYKQVFYPHQVIQECIDYAEKNPREWPILFLDEINRTTSDVTSGALTLVTLRRMGYVELPKNVRIVVAGNDKGNVTSLDEASLSRFAIFHVEPDAATLMSVLGDNMNPWVKTVLTQYPGLIFQKSTPEAIVADGQDDDDNGNVTMADLFDGGEEMNQLTTPRTIDNLSKWLNAADPQQLAQYLATPIQIGDRETSLLNEAIEAYVGDTMFTTQLVATIAQDLASNAGGVPQNRVNVPKPNCYQSLKAAATVTDMAAVVATLTDNEKSGSLLYALKESQDNARLIEQLAHAVTQIEPGHTRTLIEMVTSQQIDRQNLEAFMGNDTPIVNHVKPVLSAFL